A segment of the Cystobacter fuscus DSM 2262 genome:
CCAACCCCAGGGCGTGGGCACTGGCGTAGCGCCGCGTGGGATCCAACGCCACCGCGCGCCGCACCATCGTCCCGAGCGCCCCCGTCAGGGTGGGTGAGCCCGCCGTCAGCGGCCGGCCCGTCACCATCTCGTGCAGCAGCACGCCCACCGCGTACACGTCCATGCGCGGATCCGGCGCGGCCCCGGCGAGCGCCTCCGGGGCCATGTACTCGGGGGTGCCCACCACGGTGTGCACGGCGGTGAGGGTGTCGCGGCGGCCCTCCGAGCGCACGATGCGGGCGATGCCGAAGTCCGTCACCTTCACCCGTCCGTCCCCGTCCACGAGGATGTTGGCGGGCTTGATGTCCCGGTGCACCACGCCGCGCGCGTGCGCGTAGGCCAGCGCGTCGCACACCTGGAGCGCCACGCGCACGGCCTCCGCGGGTGGCAGGGGCAAGAGCTCCGACAGGCCACGGCCCTCCACCAGCTCCATCACCAGGTAGCGCTCGCCCTCTTCTTCACCGAAGTCATGCACCCGGACGATGTGGGGGTGATCCAACAGCGCCAGGGCCCGCGCCTCGCGGGCGAAGCGGGCCTGGGCCTCGGGGCTGGAGGCCGCCTCCCCGATGAGGAACTTCACCGCCACCGGCCGATCCAGGCGCACGTGCCGCGCCCGGAAGACCTGGCCCATGCCCCCGCGCCCGATCTCCTCCTCCAGCTCCAGCGCGCCAATGCGCTCCGGGCCCGCCCTGTCCTCACCCAGCAGGCAGCTGGCGCAGACCGCCAGGCGCTCCACGTCCACCGGGGCACCGCAGCGTGGACACGTCTCGCTCATCGCTTCAGCACCCGGAGCAACTCGGCGAGCTCGGCCTCCGCCTCCTCGGGCGCGTCCACCGTGTCCGCCACCTCCTCGCGCACCAGCTCCCGGTAGCGCACCCGCGCCCGGTGGAGGAACGTCTTGAGCTGCGGCAGGGACATGCCGTGCGCCCGCGCCGCGTCGCGGTAGCTCGGCGGCTCGCCGGGACGGAAGAACTGGAGCACCAGGGCGAAGGGGCCCTTGCGCTCGCCTCCCTCGTACTCCGCCCGGAGCCGCTCCAGGGCCCGCTCCATGACGCTCGAGGCCCATTCCCGCTCGAAGGCCTCGTCCGGACCCCGCGCGTCCTGGGAGGCGATGCGCTCGGCCAGCTCGAAGTCCAGGGGCAGCGCGGCGACCCCACCGCCCCGTCGGGCGGCGCTCTCGCGCTCGTGCCGGTGGGACAGGTGATTGCGCGCCGCGGTCAGCAGGTAGCCGCGCAGCCGGCCCTTCTCGGGGTCGAGCCGTTCGAGGAAGCCGTGCTCCAACAGCCGCAGGAGCAGCTCCTGCACCGCGTCGCGCGCGGCCTCGGTGTCCAGGCCTTGGCGGCGCATGTAGACGTAGAGCGGGCGCCAGTAGGTGCCCAGCAGCGACTCGAGCGCCGCGCGGCGCGCCTCCGGCGAAGCCCGTGCCGAGCGGATGAGGGTCCAGCGCGTGGGAGGAAAGAGCCCAGGCCCCGCGTCTCGTGCGTCCGCGTCCATGGGGTGGGTTCTAGCCCAACTCCGTGTCCTCCTTCGCGCACGGACACGGGTCCGCTCCCGGCGGGCTGCTCCTATCGCCTCCCGAGCCCAAGAGGTGGAGTCGTGGCGGGCCGGCTCGCCGCATCACGAGGCCGCCTCACGGCATCCTCCTGTGCACCCCCTCACGACTCCCCTACGGTGGTTCTCGCGAACCGGAGAACACCGGTGTGCCCATGTCGCCGGAGACGGCCCATGGTGTCCCCATGTTCCATCCTCACGAGGAGAATCATCACATGAACCGTCGAATGGGTTTGCTCTGCTTCATGGTGTTCGCCACGGCCTGCGGTCCTGAGTCCGAACCCGCCGCGAACAGGACGGGCGAGGAACTCCCGGCCTCCGAGATGAAGACCCAGGTCAGCCAGCTCGCCGACCCACCTGTCATCACGTTCTGGGAGAACAATGGTTGTCAGGCGGATCAGGTCGGCTGGTACCTCTATAACGGCACGCCGACGATCATGCCCAACAGCAGCGGTTCGGGTTGGTCCAATGACGAGGCCAGGTCCCTGATGCTGTTCAGGGCGCCGGCGGGAATGATCATCCGGGTCTACGACAGCGGCTCCGGCTCCCATGGCGATGACTGGGCGGAGATCCGCATCAAGCAATACGCGGATCAGCTCTGCATCCCTTCCTTCGAGGACGTGATGGACAACGCCGCCTACTCGCTGCGCTTCTGCCATTACAACGGCCTCGATGGGAAGGTCTCCCAGGCGAGGGCTCAGAACTATGAGTTCAACGGCTCCACCTGCAATGGCACGTGGATTCCCTGGTAGTCACGCGCGACTCCGAGCACGGCCCAGCAGGACATCCACCCGTTGGCGGTAGCTCCTGCTGAGCTTGAGACACGTGCCATCCCGCAGGATGACCTGGTACTCGCCGTGGAAGAGGGGGCGCATCTCCCGCA
Coding sequences within it:
- a CDS encoding serine/threonine-protein kinase gives rise to the protein MSETCPRCGAPVDVERLAVCASCLLGEDRAGPERIGALELEEEIGRGGMGQVFRARHVRLDRPVAVKFLIGEAASSPEAQARFAREARALALLDHPHIVRVHDFGEEEGERYLVMELVEGRGLSELLPLPPAEAVRVALQVCDALAYAHARGVVHRDIKPANILVDGDGRVKVTDFGIARIVRSEGRRDTLTAVHTVVGTPEYMAPEALAGAAPDPRMDVYAVGVLLHEMVTGRPLTAGSPTLTGALGTMVRRAVALDPTRRYASAHALGLDLRRLADGAAEAALPPDEAVWLRTVALLQAVACALVLWALVVSVTPRVLAPEQLDLLTMQPVARLADGRWVTKARFETGPILGAVAGLAVALAAYGLLRRHWRQEGLDAPAPELPLREARVFLGVASVNSTLFALHLGLAWSAGLSLPHFMPLLGGLLELGTLYLLCVAVLEAWRRQRALSREPWLWWGVVLMLLPPAIELGLQLHAWRP
- a CDS encoding RNA polymerase sigma factor, with the translated sequence MDADARDAGPGLFPPTRWTLIRSARASPEARRAALESLLGTYWRPLYVYMRRQGLDTEAARDAVQELLLRLLEHGFLERLDPEKGRLRGYLLTAARNHLSHRHERESAARRGGGVAALPLDFELAERIASQDARGPDEAFEREWASSVMERALERLRAEYEGGERKGPFALVLQFFRPGEPPSYRDAARAHGMSLPQLKTFLHRARVRYRELVREEVADTVDAPEEAEAELAELLRVLKR